A genomic region of Gemmata massiliana contains the following coding sequences:
- a CDS encoding TIGR02996 domain-containing protein, with the protein MTDEAAFLDAIEAQPQDLTARLVYADWLDEHDRPLDGALERVLAEPERDDHRLVYASVCEHLGDSARAEFVRAQCQLKGHPKCDEERDCAIANAGIPKHPQRWCPRCTPVAGLRAKEFDSLRAKNCCWEWTSVGEPGHAWACDARQRSVTLNSTSATPITCFFSRGFVEAVTCSAASWLLQEEIIRATHPVRAVKLTSGLDWYAEEREGIVLQTGQRPIVTRTCRRANRSGGWSRESVAVERLLEIEWPRIKFEFQSPR; encoded by the coding sequence ATGACTGATGAAGCGGCCTTCCTCGACGCGATCGAGGCTCAGCCCCAAGATCTCACCGCCCGCCTGGTGTACGCGGACTGGCTCGATGAACACGATCGGCCCCTCGATGGCGCCCTCGAGCGCGTACTGGCCGAGCCCGAGCGGGACGACCACCGGCTCGTGTACGCCTCGGTGTGCGAGCATTTGGGCGACAGCGCGCGTGCCGAGTTCGTGCGGGCACAGTGCCAGTTGAAAGGGCACCCGAAGTGTGATGAGGAGCGCGATTGCGCGATCGCTAATGCTGGCATACCGAAACACCCTCAGAGGTGGTGCCCGCGCTGCACCCCTGTAGCCGGTTTGCGAGCCAAGGAGTTCGATTCCCTTCGTGCGAAGAACTGCTGCTGGGAATGGACCTCAGTCGGTGAACCTGGGCACGCTTGGGCTTGCGACGCGCGGCAACGGTCCGTCACCTTGAACAGCACCTCGGCCACGCCGATAACGTGTTTCTTCTCCCGCGGCTTCGTTGAGGCCGTTACCTGCTCCGCCGCTTCTTGGCTCCTCCAGGAGGAGATCATCCGCGCGACTCATCCCGTGCGCGCGGTGAAGCTGACGAGTGGTCTCGATTGGTACGCGGAGGAGCGCGAAGGAATCGTTCTGCAAACCGGGCAGAGGCCAATAGTGACCCGCACGTGCCGGCGCGCGAACCGGAGCGGTGGATGGAGCCGGGAATCCGTCGCGGTCGAGCGCCTCCTGGAAATCGAGTGGCCCCGCATCAAGTTCGAGTTCCAATCGCCGCGCTAA
- a CDS encoding DUF1559 domain-containing protein has product MQLVRRAFTLIELLVVIAIIAILIGLLLSAVQKVREAAARLKCQNNLKQLGLAAHAHHDAFERFPGGIQTGPRTSSLFVELLPFIEQAPLYQQWDFVNPGTNFSGSSMRAGTVLSVYVCPSQTMQHGGSSPALSNYGGNGGTIVFPPSRATVDGMFHTTGPASEPRANQTGVRITDVTDGTANTLLFGERVIGDPALDSFLDAPPGVITPAPTPTIQPSANYCLWAAPPGPNAAGSLLCSEAAIGYRHGTVWTPPPPPLPGFPATPPPPVPWDSLKLQWWARIGAYGSLHNGGVNTTFTDGSVRFLSNSTTLLVLRGFSTRNGSEVITE; this is encoded by the coding sequence ATGCAGCTTGTTCGTCGCGCGTTTACACTCATTGAGTTGCTGGTGGTGATCGCGATTATCGCGATTCTGATCGGGCTTTTGCTCTCGGCCGTACAGAAGGTGCGCGAAGCGGCCGCACGGCTCAAGTGCCAGAACAACCTCAAACAACTCGGGCTCGCGGCCCACGCCCACCACGACGCTTTCGAGCGGTTCCCCGGCGGAATTCAGACCGGCCCGCGGACCTCGTCGCTGTTCGTCGAACTGCTTCCGTTCATCGAACAAGCCCCGCTCTACCAACAGTGGGACTTTGTGAACCCGGGGACGAACTTTTCCGGCTCCTCGATGCGCGCCGGGACGGTGCTGTCCGTTTACGTGTGCCCGTCGCAAACGATGCAGCACGGCGGCAGTTCCCCCGCGCTCAGCAATTACGGCGGGAACGGCGGTACGATCGTGTTCCCGCCCTCGCGGGCCACGGTCGACGGCATGTTCCACACCACCGGCCCGGCGTCCGAACCGCGTGCGAACCAGACCGGCGTGCGCATTACGGACGTGACCGACGGCACCGCGAACACGCTCCTCTTCGGCGAACGGGTCATCGGCGACCCGGCGCTGGACTCGTTCCTGGACGCGCCCCCCGGGGTCATCACCCCGGCGCCCACGCCGACGATCCAGCCGAGCGCGAACTACTGCCTGTGGGCCGCGCCCCCCGGACCAAACGCGGCGGGCAGTCTCCTCTGCAGTGAAGCCGCGATCGGCTACCGACACGGCACGGTGTGGACCCCACCTCCACCGCCGCTCCCGGGGTTCCCAGCCACGCCGCCACCGCCGGTGCCGTGGGACAGCCTCAAGCTCCAGTGGTGGGCGCGGATCGGGGCCTATGGGAGCCTTCACAACGGCGGTGTGAACACCACTTTCACCGACGGCAGCGTCCGGTTTCTCAGTAACTCCACAACACTTTTGGTGTTGCGCGGATTCAGTACGCGAAACGGTAGCGAAGTGATTACTGAGTAG
- a CDS encoding CoA transferase subunit A: MAAPLFTSPASDDARSAFAAKPRGLVDKVMTVSEAVARFVRDGDYFATGGFGANRIPTAVCHEILRQRKQHLGFSGHTATHDFQILCAGNLTGRGLTLARVDAAYVVGLEARGLSPHARRVMESGALQVAEWSNYTLALRYTAAAMGVPFVPARSLLGTDTLGNCPAKVITCPFTGEKLAAVPALYPDVAAIHVHEADRYGNCRFTGTSVADIDLARASKRVIISCERLVPHDEMRLNPHRTQIPFLCVDAVCEVPFGSYPGNMPGEYFSDEDHLKLWMEVEKDPAAFSQFLEDHIFGVRDFTEYLDLCGGLHRLQALRQRELLLHLGK, encoded by the coding sequence ATGGCCGCTCCTCTCTTTACCTCCCCCGCGTCCGACGACGCCCGCTCCGCGTTTGCCGCCAAACCGCGCGGTCTGGTCGATAAGGTCATGACTGTGTCCGAGGCCGTCGCGCGGTTCGTGCGCGACGGCGACTACTTCGCCACGGGCGGGTTCGGGGCGAACCGCATCCCAACGGCCGTGTGTCACGAGATCCTGCGCCAGCGGAAGCAGCACCTCGGGTTCTCCGGCCACACCGCCACACACGACTTCCAGATCCTGTGCGCTGGGAACCTCACCGGGCGCGGGCTGACGCTCGCCCGCGTGGACGCGGCCTATGTCGTCGGTTTGGAGGCCCGCGGGCTATCGCCGCACGCCCGGCGCGTCATGGAATCGGGCGCGTTACAAGTCGCGGAGTGGTCGAACTACACGCTCGCTCTGCGCTATACCGCGGCGGCGATGGGCGTTCCGTTCGTCCCAGCGCGCTCGCTGTTGGGCACGGACACGCTCGGAAACTGCCCGGCGAAGGTCATCACCTGTCCCTTTACCGGCGAGAAGCTCGCGGCCGTTCCCGCGCTGTACCCCGACGTCGCCGCGATCCACGTTCACGAGGCCGACCGCTACGGGAACTGCCGGTTCACGGGCACGTCCGTGGCCGACATCGACCTCGCGCGGGCGTCCAAGCGCGTCATTATTTCGTGCGAGCGCCTGGTCCCGCACGATGAGATGCGCCTGAACCCGCACCGCACGCAGATCCCCTTTTTGTGCGTCGACGCGGTGTGCGAAGTGCCGTTCGGGAGTTACCCGGGTAACATGCCGGGCGAGTACTTCTCGGACGAGGACCACCTGAAGTTGTGGATGGAAGTCGAAAAAGACCCGGCCGCGTTCTCGCAGTTCCTCGAGGACCACATCTTCGGCGTGCGGGACTTTACCGAGTACCTCGACCTGTGTGGCGGGCTGCATCGGTTGCAGGCGCTCCGACAGCGGGAGCTTCTCCTGCACCTGGGGAAGTGA
- a CDS encoding TPR end-of-group domain-containing protein: MPHPKRPSPTPANSFPPGSILGLLAERTQLDFELEFFGKVLTTVPDFADVLRAQACNLTMKGRLQDGLAVDRQLVTVRPHDPTARYNLACRYALLKQREKALTALRQAVELGYRDFEFMLEDHDLDSIRKDPRFRKLVKEYKGH; this comes from the coding sequence ATGCCGCACCCCAAGCGCCCGAGCCCGACGCCAGCCAATTCGTTTCCACCCGGTTCGATTCTCGGGCTCCTTGCCGAGCGAACGCAACTCGATTTTGAACTCGAGTTCTTCGGGAAAGTCCTGACTACGGTACCCGACTTCGCCGACGTGCTCCGCGCGCAGGCGTGCAACCTGACCATGAAGGGTCGGTTGCAGGACGGGCTCGCCGTAGACCGGCAGCTCGTCACGGTCCGACCGCACGACCCGACCGCACGCTACAACCTTGCGTGTCGATACGCGCTCCTCAAACAGCGCGAAAAGGCCCTGACGGCACTCCGTCAGGCTGTCGAACTCGGGTACCGCGACTTCGAGTTCATGCTCGAAGACCACGACCTCGATTCCATTCGTAAAGACCCGCGGTTCCGCAAGTTGGTGAAGGAATACAAGGGGCACTAG
- a CDS encoding PPC domain-containing protein, with translation MYRVLCLVIISLAVGSLASSQDKKQPDAKKEPAPKVFYAIPLVAKPGEKQKLVLRGKNLAAVKEVKVAGAEGAKVKVLGAKAAGVPNNYPGERVGDSEVELELDLPKDAKPGAVKLTAVNGGGDSNAYTLLVRDDLPAVAEKEDNGGFGTAQAIPAPCAVEGTIKGEKDVDVFKFEGKKGTKVRIEVQAARFGSPVDGFLTLYDADRKVIDSADDVNGSSDPILTVTLPRDGTCFVALIDAHDLGGANFSYRLVVKAE, from the coding sequence GTGTACCGCGTCCTCTGTCTCGTCATCATTTCGCTCGCTGTGGGCTCCCTCGCGTCGTCGCAAGACAAGAAGCAACCCGACGCGAAGAAAGAGCCCGCACCGAAGGTGTTTTACGCGATACCACTCGTCGCGAAGCCGGGCGAGAAGCAGAAACTCGTGCTCCGCGGGAAGAACCTCGCCGCGGTGAAGGAGGTGAAGGTGGCCGGCGCCGAGGGCGCAAAGGTTAAAGTGCTCGGCGCGAAGGCCGCGGGCGTACCGAACAACTACCCGGGCGAGCGCGTCGGCGATTCGGAAGTGGAACTCGAACTCGACCTCCCTAAAGACGCCAAACCCGGTGCCGTGAAACTCACCGCGGTGAACGGCGGGGGCGACTCGAACGCTTACACGCTACTCGTGCGCGACGACCTCCCCGCGGTTGCCGAGAAAGAGGACAACGGCGGGTTCGGTACGGCCCAAGCGATACCGGCCCCGTGCGCGGTGGAGGGGACGATCAAAGGAGAGAAAGACGTTGATGTATTCAAGTTCGAGGGCAAGAAGGGCACGAAAGTGCGCATCGAGGTCCAGGCCGCGCGCTTCGGTTCGCCCGTCGACGGGTTCCTCACGCTTTACGATGCCGACCGCAAGGTAATCGACTCCGCCGACGACGTGAACGGGTCATCCGATCCGATTTTGACAGTTACTCTTCCGAGAGACGGCACGTGCTTCGTCGCCCTCATCGACGCGCACGACCTCGGCGGCGCTAACTTCAGTTATCGTCTCGTCGTGAAGGCCGAGTGA
- a CDS encoding 2OG-Fe(II) oxygenase, whose translation MDDFIEIYDDALDAPLCEEIVAAFERSGRKARGRTGGGVDVTKKDSLDLNISTDPEFATLHARVLDVTLQYLVRYALKYQTMLVGSIAASGMDPATGKPVALTAGQLTELQAGQLMMKLYRPGQISAQKYLKGVGGYHHWHSEIYPRDTACETLHRVLLFMFYLNTVSDGGETAFFHQNRTIRPQRGRMVIAPAGFTHTHKGYVPLSDDKWILTSWVMFNRAESLYG comes from the coding sequence GTGGACGATTTCATCGAGATCTACGACGACGCCCTCGACGCGCCGCTGTGCGAGGAGATTGTTGCCGCGTTCGAGCGCAGCGGGCGCAAGGCGCGCGGGCGCACCGGGGGCGGTGTCGATGTGACCAAGAAGGACAGTCTCGACCTGAACATTTCCACCGACCCCGAGTTCGCCACCCTTCACGCCCGGGTGCTCGATGTGACGCTCCAGTACCTCGTGCGGTACGCGCTGAAGTACCAGACCATGCTCGTCGGGAGTATCGCGGCGTCCGGAATGGACCCGGCGACCGGGAAGCCCGTTGCCCTGACCGCGGGCCAGTTGACGGAACTCCAGGCCGGTCAGTTGATGATGAAGCTCTACCGACCGGGGCAAATCAGCGCGCAGAAGTACCTGAAGGGTGTCGGCGGCTACCACCACTGGCACTCGGAAATTTACCCGCGCGACACCGCCTGCGAAACGCTCCACCGCGTTCTGCTGTTCATGTTCTACTTGAACACCGTCTCGGACGGTGGGGAGACGGCGTTCTTCCACCAGAACCGAACCATCCGCCCCCAGCGCGGCCGCATGGTCATCGCCCCGGCCGGGTTCACGCACACGCACAAGGGGTACGTTCCGCTGTCGGACGACAAGTGGATCTTGACTTCGTGGGTAATGTTTAACCGGGCCGAATCGCTGTACGGCTGA
- a CDS encoding TIGR03009 domain-containing protein gives MRFNGFALVVVLCAGSTVWAQPGAPVAGQPPVAQPEPKPDPKLDPHLAEWEKKMANATNMRTEIKLERTDAVFKKAINFSGTALCMKPGYARLRLDNAGDATRADYEAYICDGKAVFAYNGLAKTVTVFKLPKTDSGADNLMIDFLSGMKARDVKTRFNISLNKVDANYVYLDIKPRLGKDQREFTSLQLALYGPGADTAKVSYLPAQVRVFKPNGDTEVWSFKKTELDVPGIDEKLFRYEEIKGWKVQEAPPAPESNGGKR, from the coding sequence ATGCGATTCAACGGGTTCGCGTTGGTAGTCGTGTTGTGCGCAGGTTCGACGGTTTGGGCGCAGCCCGGAGCGCCTGTTGCCGGGCAACCCCCAGTCGCGCAACCCGAGCCGAAGCCCGATCCCAAACTCGATCCGCACCTCGCCGAGTGGGAAAAGAAGATGGCGAACGCGACCAACATGCGCACTGAGATCAAATTGGAACGCACCGACGCGGTGTTCAAGAAAGCGATCAATTTCAGTGGCACCGCGCTCTGTATGAAGCCGGGGTACGCGCGGCTCCGGCTCGACAACGCTGGTGACGCGACGCGGGCCGATTACGAGGCGTACATCTGCGACGGTAAGGCCGTGTTCGCGTACAACGGCCTCGCCAAGACGGTCACCGTGTTCAAGCTCCCGAAGACCGATTCCGGGGCGGACAATCTGATGATCGACTTCCTCTCCGGGATGAAGGCCCGGGACGTGAAGACGCGGTTCAACATCTCGCTGAACAAGGTCGACGCGAATTACGTTTACCTGGACATCAAGCCGCGCCTGGGCAAGGACCAGCGCGAGTTCACGTCCCTCCAGTTGGCTCTCTACGGTCCGGGGGCGGACACGGCGAAAGTCTCGTACCTGCCGGCCCAAGTGCGCGTGTTCAAGCCGAACGGTGATACCGAAGTGTGGAGCTTCAAAAAAACGGAATTGGACGTTCCGGGCATCGACGAGAAGCTATTTCGGTACGAGGAGATCAAGGGGTGGAAGGTCCAGGAAGCCCCACCAGCGCCCGAGAGCAACGGCGGGAAGCGATAG